One genomic region from Motacilla alba alba isolate MOTALB_02 chromosome 5, Motacilla_alba_V1.0_pri, whole genome shotgun sequence encodes:
- the LOC119701772 gene encoding uncharacterized protein LOC119701772, which translates to MAAERAGHCSLANDCRARPESRVQPSAAECSRVQPSAAECSRVLPSAAECSPRAGGSPGWPRAAEFPLKADRPRLSPNRARFSPGAETRPVQTKSRNETTSRREPTQVGAASTMRGRPAPAGQGAVAGALPARRRPCAPEEPPEEPPEEPLSCREPRSVRRRERGERYWKAVSVLLTSRHARDTWLGAQQPDSSLSRVSLVQVTNYRVTWKPRNKGKKLDGEERLQSFLQRAASAKSEEAAEDRTQESERFSWV; encoded by the exons atggcggcagAAAGGGCGGGACACTGCAGCTTGGCCAATGATTGCCGAGCGCGGCCGGagagccgagtgcagccgagtgcagccgagtgcagccgagtgcagccgagtgctgccgagtgcagccgagtgctgccgagtgcagccgagtgcagccCGAGAGCCGGCGGGAGCCCCGGGTGGCCGCGCGCAGCCGAGTTTCCCCTCAAAGCCGATCGTCCCCGACTTTCGCCGAACCGAGCCCGCTTCAGCCCAGGAGCCGAAACGAGACCGGTTCAGACCAAAAGCCGAAATGAAACGACTTCACGCCGAGAGCCGACCCAGGTGGGAGCCGCGAGCACCATGAGGGGCCGGCCGGCTCCTGCCGGGCAGGGCGCAGTGGCCGGGGCTCTCCCGGCGCGGCGCCGCCCCTGCGCGCCCGAGGAGCCGCCGGAGGAGCCGCCGGAGGAGCCGCTTTCCTGCCGGGAGCCGCGCTCCGTCCGGCGCCGGGAGCGCGGGGAGCGATATTGGAAAG CTGTTTCTGTACTCCTGACTTCCCGTCACGCCAGGGACACGTGGCTTGGAGCACAGCAGCCGGATTCCTCACTTAGCCGTGTCAGCTTGGTGCAGGTTACGAATTACAGGGTGACTTGGAAACccagaaacaaagggaagaagctg GATGGggaagaaaggctgcagagcttcctgcaacGGGCTGCGAGCGCAAAGAGCGAGGAGGCAGCGGAAGACCGGACTCAGGAATCGGAACGGTTTTCTTGGGTTTAA
- the LOC119701773 gene encoding uncharacterized protein LOC119701773 has product MAAERAGHCSLANDCRARPESRVQPSAAECSPRAGGSPGWPRAAEFPLKADRPRLSPNRARFSPGAETRPVQTKSRNETTSRREPTQVGAASTMRGRPAPAGQGAVAGALPARRRPCAPEEPPEEPPEEPLSCREPRSVRRRERGERYWKAVSVLLTSRHARDTWLGAQQPDSSLSRVSLVQVTNYRVTWKPRNKGKKLDGEERLQSFLQRAASAKSEEAAEDRTQESERFSWV; this is encoded by the exons ATGGCGGCAGAAAGGGCGGGACACTGCAGCTTGGCCAATGATTGCCGAGCGCGGCCGGagagccgagtgcagccgagtgcagccgagtgcagccCGAGAGCCGGCGGGAGCCCCGGGTGGCCGCGCGCAGCCGAGTTTCCCCTCAAAGCCGATCGTCCCCGACTTTCGCCGAACCGAGCCCGCTTCAGCCCAGGAGCCGAAACGAGACCGGTTCAGACCAAAAGCCGAAATGAAACGACTTCACGCCGAGAGCCGACCCAGGTGGGAGCCGCGAGCACCATGAGGGGCCGGCCGGCTCCTGCCGGGCAGGGCGCAGTGGCCGGGGCTCTCCCGGCGCGGCGCCGCCCCTGCGCGCCCGAGGAGCCGCCGGAGGAGCCGCCGGAGGAGCCGCTTTCCTGCCGGGAGCCGCGCTCCGTCCGGCGCCGGGAGCGCGGGGAGCGATATTGGAAAG CTGTTTCTGTACTCCTGACTTCCCGTCACGCCAGGGACACGTGGCTTGGAGCACAGCAGCCGGATTCCTCACTTAGCCGTGTCAGCTTGGTGCAGGTTACGAATTACAGGGTGACTTGGAAACccagaaacaaagggaagaagctg GATGGggaagaaaggctgcagagcttcctgcaacGGGCTGCGAGCGCAAAGAGCGAGGAGGCAGCGGAAGACCGGACTCAGGAATCGGAACGGTTTTCTTGGGTTTAA